The Procambarus clarkii isolate CNS0578487 unplaced genomic scaffold, FALCON_Pclarkii_2.0 HiC_scaffold_331, whole genome shotgun sequence genome includes the window CCTTCTAGTTTACGGTCTTCTTCAATTACACGATTGATTCTATTTTCGTGGTTACCAAGTGTCATAACCATTCTTGGCTTGTAAATCTTTTCTTTATTCTTgcgttgccttgcttgtaattcaAACAATGGCACTAGAAGCGCATCCATTGCTTCCCTAGCAGCCCAAAGATCCTTTGTATAACTCCTACCCTCAAATGACTTCATCCCCCTGTCATATGAGCTTAAACTTTCCATGTCTGCAAAATCGCCCAAGCAAATTATTGTGTCTGGGCGCTTCTGAACTATGAACTTACCTAAACACTTTAAATACGTAAAATCGTTTCCGTCTTTAGCCTGTACGTCAGGTATCACCAAGTGGGTGATAGGTTTTTTGGTTTCCATGATCCCTCAATTATGAGTTGAAAAGTGCGGCTTCGTCTTTTCTACGATTATCCAATCCCTTCAAGACCTTACCACCAGCTTTATTATACTTGAGTAAGCTGTCAATAGCCGTTTTTTTATCTCCACGCAAAAGCGCTTGACGGAGTGTTGAGCGCTGAAGTGTACCAAGACCAAGATTAAAGCTAAAGCTAACCAAAGCATCAAATTCGCCCTGTGTGAGTTGTATAGGAATAAAACGCTCGATCCCTCGCTCAAATCGTACGACATCCTTAGCCAATAATGTGTCAACTTCTTCTTTGCTCCATGTGCGATTGTCTTGTGGTTTTAGTGGGTATGACTTACGTGCAGCCATGCCTTCTTTGCTTGAAGGAATCCGTGCTTGATCGTCATATAAGACATGGCCAACGCCAATTGTCCAAAGGTTAGCAGGGCATTGATAAGGTTTGTATCGAACGCCCTCATGATGCTTCAGCATTTCAAGTAGTTTTTTACTTGCCTTCACGATGTTTCTCCCATTGACGGCTACCAAAGTAGAAGCCAATGATTGAACTTACAATCGCCATCTCATCGTCAGAAAATACTAGGCCAAGTGCTGTTTCAAAGTTAACACCAGTATAGATAGCCCAGATTAATCCAGCTACGTCTACAAATACTAGAAGGCCAACAAAAGTGAATGCGATGTAAGGGCGAACTCTAGCATTCAAGTCTACCGTTGCTTGTGATGCCTTATCCATCATTTTCATGTCATGGTTATATAATGCCTCACGCTCTTGAGCATAAGTTTGCATTTCAATTTCATCTAACTTAATAGCTTCAATCTTTTCTTGTGAAGCGAAACCAGCTTGCGCCATTTGCATTTCACGCTCTGTTTGAAGTTTAGCCATAGCCATCTCATGCTTCTGATCTCCCTTTTGTTGGAAGAATTGCAATAATGATGGTAACGCTGATGAACCGATACCAAGTAGACCTGAAAGAATAGATAACATATTATTTCCTATATATCACTTTTTTTGATTTAATTACCTAACGGATTTGTCGTTGCTCGTTGTAGTGCCTTCATGCGAGCCTCTAAACCTTCTTTAGTTGCCTTTAGCTCTTCACGACTACTTTTAATTTCTTCACGAACGCTAGACAATGCTGCACCTACTTCTCTTTGTGTACCTTTAGCCTCCGCTTTAGCTTCCATCGCTTCACCTTTAGCTGTAGATGCTTTTTCTGATACTGCAACTAATTGGTTGCTAGTTGCGACCATGCCATCTTTAACAGAATTAAGAGAAGTTTTAGTACCTTCCAACTCAAGTTTAAGACGATTAATTTCATTCTTTAGCTCCTCATCGTTATAAGGCGCATAGTTATCAGCTAATTCAGTAATCTGGTTGTACTTCGTAATGACGGCGTAAATCGTTCCACCGCTTGCTGCTAATATCGAAAACACCAGTAGCGCTGCTTTGAGAGATAATTTCGGTAATGAATTCTTGATTTCCTCTAATTCCATCTGGTAACTCCTGTGAATATTCGAGTGCTATTTCTAGCTGTTGTTGTTGAAATTTAATCGGAGAATTAATTATCTCCAAAGACATAACAACACCGAATCCATTTACCAGCTCTTTACCTTTTGGTACGTCAGGTGCTTTTGGTTGTTCAGTTTGTTTCTCTTCTTGTTTTACTGGAGTAGAACTTTCTTGCTTTACTTCAGTTTTTGTTTCTGTTTTAACTTCAGTTGTAGTAGTTTCAGTAACAGTCGGCAACGATTCTACTGGTGCTACTGGTTGTTCTATTGGCGTTACAGTCACAGTTGGATTTATTGGACTGATAGGGCTGACAGGATTTGTCGCATTTGTCATCGACTTTACGCAACTGTTCGCTGTTTCTACCCAAGCTCCAAAAGTAGGTTGACCGTACGGGTCTGGGCATGATGAAACACGTTGCTCCGTTATAGATCCAGTATACCCATCTTGACACGCTACTTGcctttgttcagtagttgtgtgaCAAGTTGGCGGATCTGGGCTACAGTTGTTTGAAGTAGTGATCCAATCTGTGTAGCTGCCACTTTGACAATAGTAAGTGCGGCTTTGATTGATGATTCCAGAATAGTGTACAGGGCAAGCAATACTTTGGACTTCTGTGCGATCAGAGCAAACTGGAATGACAGGCTGGTCAAACTGTCTGCAAATAGGGTCTGCGTTGCGGTAAGGACACCAATAATCTTTGACAGCAAGCGTTGGATCAATGTCGTGACAAACAAGATTAGAGATGTAACCTTCTTGTGTAGGTGTGTAAGAACAGTACCAAGCATAAGCATTACTCCAAGTTAGTAGAAACAGACAAAGGCATAACAAACGTCTTACCATATAGATCCTCATACCACTCTGGGTGAAGTTTATACCATGCTTGACGAGCTGCATCACCTACCGCACCACCAATAGGACATGGAGAACCTGACATTTCCATTGCTGACCAGATAGAACGATCAGCAGAGCAAGCTAATGATACTGCTGCAACTTTCAATCCAGAATCGTGTAAGAATTTAGACCACTTTAGCTTTACACAGTTTTGATCTAGAAGCACAGTACCAGCAGAAATAGAGAAAACGCCAGTATTAGCTCCCCCAGCAACAGGAACAGCACAAACGTCTTGACTGAATGCTGACATTGATGGCGCAATTGCGCTTGGTACTGGCTGTCCGTCATATTTGATTGTTGTCGTATCCGCATAAGAAACTCCAATAGCAAGAAGACCGCCAATAATTAAGccgattaaaaataaaaatagtcTACGAATCATATGCTGGTCTTTCATTAATTTGAATTGCTAAATCACCATTATCATCTAGAAAAATACAGACTTCATCTCCACCTTCTATAACAATAACAAGTTCACCATCAAAAACACCAACACCTtcaatagttttacctgtcatatGCTCAAAGTATTGTTGAAGCGTACCTCTAAGTTTAGTAACTGACATATTCAATTACTCCCTCACGAACAAGTTCTCTTGCATACTCTTGGTCTTCAGTATCTAAACATACATCGCAAGTAGTATCATCGCCTTCTACATTCATAATGAATGCTTTACCGCACTTATCACATAATGCTATGCGATTAATAAGGGATTGTTTCAAAGTTTAATGTTCCAACCGTGAGCAGCAGCCCAAATATAGAATAATGCAGCAAGACCAAGTGATGCGATGCCTTTTAAAGTTAGCTTTCCTAGCGTAGTAAATTGTTTATCTAGCCACTCTGAAATTGCTTCTTTGATTGCTTCTTTATGCAGCTCTTTTTGCTCTTCTGGTGTCATATTATTGTCCTGTCATTAATGCTTGTAGGTTGCCTAATAAACCGCCATAAGTTGCTGGATTTTGGAATGCGCCAGTCTTTGGT containing:
- the LOC138361374 gene encoding lysozyme RrrD-like, coding for MAARKSYPLKPQDNRTWSKEEVDTLLAKDVVRFERGIERFIPIQLTQGEFDALVSFSFNLGLGTLQRSTLRQALLRGDKKTAIDSLLKYNKAGGKVLKGLDNRRKDEAALFNS